A single genomic interval of Salmo trutta chromosome 13, fSalTru1.1, whole genome shotgun sequence harbors:
- the LOC115205021 gene encoding protocadherin gamma-A11-like, whose translation MGNKGISVSGLVCGFAFFLLPLHSAYGEVSYSFPEEMKRGSVIGNIAKDLGLEASRLSARKARIDTEGNRKRYCDINLSTGDLIVAERIDREGLCGKKASCVLNQELVLENPLELQRISLHVQDINDHSPQFNDDMIDIEISESAEKGSRFLLGEAHDADIGQNSVQIYTLEKNDKFVLSIDSNNVELVLDEKLDREVKQDIKLLLTAMDGGSPQRSGTVVIHVTVLDANDNAPVFSQAVYKASLPENSPLDTVVVTVSATDADEGVNGEVTYDFDHISDDDKKVFSIDRKGGIIQVIGSVDFEEVPSFELRIKAKDGLGLASYAKVILEITDVNDNAPVIYLKSLTSPIPENASPGTEVGIINVQDRDSENNRQVRCYIQQNLPFKLVPSIKNYYSLVTTGELDRELVSDYNITITATDEGSPPLSSSKSVQLSVADVNDNPPVFEEQSYKAHVTENNKPGASVCSVTARDPDWRQNGTVIYSILPGEVNGVPVSSFLSVNGDTGVIHAVKSFDYEQFRSFKVHVVARDNGSPPLSSNVTVSVFITDVNDNSPQILYPAPEGNSFMTELVPKAAHGGSLVSKVIAVDADSGQNAWLSYHIVKSTDPGLFTIGLHSGEIRTQRDISESDSMKQNLIVSVKDNGQPSLSATCTMYLVISDNLAEVPELKDVSYDENNSKLTSYLIIALVSVSTFFLTFIIVILAVRFCRRRKPRLLFDGAVAIPSAYLPPNYAEVDGAGTLRSTYNYDAYLTTGSRTSDFKFVTSYNDNTLPADQTLRKTPTDFAEELDDSDASPEVGF comes from the coding sequence ATGGGAAACAAAGGAATCTCGGTGTCAGGCCTGGTCTGCGGCTTTGCTTTCTTTCTTCTACCGCTGCATTCCGCCTATGGAGAAGTGAGCTATTCTTTTCCGGAGGAGATGAAACGAGGATCTGTTATTGGAAATATAGCCAAGGATCTCGGGCTGGAGGCGAGCAGACTGTCCGCTCGTAAAGCCCGAATTGATACCGAAGGGAACCGTAAACGTTACTGTGACATTAATCTGAGTACCGGAGATCTGATTGTTGCGGAGAGGATTGACAGAGAGGGGCTTTGTGGAAAGAAGGCGTCGTGTGTTTTAAACCAGGAACTTGTATTGGAGAATCCTTTGGAGCTGCAACGTATCAGTCTTCATGTTCAAGATATAAATGATCATTCTCCACAATTTAATGATGACATGATAGATATAGAGATAAGCGAATCAGCGGAGAAAGGTTCTCGTTTTTTATTAGGAGAGGCTCATGACGCGGACATAGGGCAGAACTCAGTTCAAATATACACTCTGGAAAAGAATGACAAATTTGTGTTGTCCATTGATAGCAACAATGTTGAGCTTGTTCTAGATGAAAAGCTTGACCGTGAAGTAAAGCAGGATATTAAATTATTGCTTACAGCGATGGACGGAGGCTCTCCGCAGAGATCCGGTACCGTAGTCATACACGTCACTGTACTGGATGCTAACGATAACGCCCCAGTGTTTAGCCAGGCCGTCTATAAAGCCAGTCTGCCTGAAAACTCTCCTTtagatactgtagtggttacagTGAGTGCTACGGATGCAGATGAGGGAGTGAATGGAGAGGTGACATATGATTTCGATCATATTTCAGATGATGATAAGAAAGTATTTTCTATAGACCGTAAGGGAGGAATAATTCAAGTTATCGGTTCTGTTGACTTTGAAGAGGTTCCGTCCTTTGAGCTGCGCATTAAAGCGAAGGACGGTTTAGGGTTAGCATCATATGCCAAAGTGATATTAGAAATTACTGATGTAAATGACAACGCCCCTGTGATATATCTAAAATCTCTGACTAGCCCCATACCTGAGAACGCGTCACCTGGTACAGAGGTGGGCATCATTAACGTGCAGGATAGAGACTCTGAGAATAACCGACAGGTCCGCTGCTACATTCAGCAAAACCTTCCCTTTAAGTTGGTGCCATCCATCAAAAACTACTATTCTCTGGTGACCACGGGCGAACTGGACCGGGAACTAGTGTCTGATTACAACATTACAATCACTGCCACCGACGAGGGCTCTCCGCCTCTGTCCTCCTCTAAAAGTGTTCAGTTATCTGTAGCTGACGTCAACGACAACCCACCTGTGTTTGAGGAACAGTCCTATAAAGCCCACGTGACTGAAAATAACAAACCCGGTGCCTCCGTGTGTTCCGTTACTGCACGAGACCCAGACTGGAGACAGAACGGTACAGTGATTTATTCTATCTTACCTGGTGAGGTGAACGGTGTCCCGGTGTCCTCGTTTTTATCCGTTAACGGAGACACGGGGGTGATCCACGCTGTGAAGTCGTTTGATTACGAGCAGTTCAGGAGTTTTAAAGTCCACGTGGTGGCCAGAGACAACGGTTCTCCTCCGCTCAGCAGCAACGTCACGGTCAGTGTGTTTATAACGGATGTGAATGACAACTCTCCTCAGATACTATACCCCGCCCCAGAGGGGAACTCCTTCATGACCGAGCTGGTCCCCAAAGCTGCGCACGGAGGCTCTCTGGTTTCCAAGGTGATAGCGGTGGACGCGGACTCCGGCCAGAACGCCTGGCTGTCCTATCATATAGTCAAATCCACTGATCCGGGACTTTTCACTATTGGTCTCCACAGTGGAGAGATCAGGACACAGCGGGACATTTCTGAATCTGACAGCATGAAACAGAACCTCATTGTGTCAGTGAAAGATAACggacagccctctctctctgccacctgTACCATGTATTTAGTGATTTCTGATAACTTGGCTGAAGTGCCAGAACTGAAAGATGTCTCTTATGATGAGAACAATTCCAAACTCACCTCTTATCTGATCATCGCGCTGGTGTCtgtctccacctttttcctcACCTTCATCATTGTCATCCTGGCCGTGAGGTTTTGCCGCAGGAGAAAGCCCAGACTGTTGTTTGACGGAGCGGTCGCCATCCCCAGCGCGTATCTCCCTCCCAACTACGCAGAGGTGGACGGCGCAGGAACTCTCCGCAGCACTTACAATTATGACGCATACCTGACGACGGGTTCGCGCACAAGTGACTTCAAGTTCGTCACATCTTACAATGACAACACACTGCCTGCAGACCAGACTCTGAGAAAAACTCCAACAGACTTTGCTGAAGAACTTGACGACTCCGACGCGTCCCCAGAGGTAGGCTTTTAA